A stretch of the Aegilops tauschii subsp. strangulata cultivar AL8/78 chromosome 4, Aet v6.0, whole genome shotgun sequence genome encodes the following:
- the LOC141021974 gene encoding uncharacterized protein, with amino-acid sequence MTKILWWLHWSFTTTLNGSFLGTGGSVPGRAPNLNRNRERGRALLYSDYFANTPLFKPNKFRRRFHMSRHLFNHIREGVVAHDPYFECKTDALGKLGFSSYQKCTAAICMLAYGIPGDLVNEYVRMSESTCLLSLYSFCKAVVAVFGPEYLRQPNAADTERLL; translated from the coding sequence ATGACAAAGATCTTGTGGTGGCTGCACTGGTCGTTCACGACCACATTGAACGGCAGCTTCCTCGGTACAGGGGGGTCAGTCCCTGGCCGTGCTCCCAACCTGAACCGCAACAGAGAGAGAGGCCGCGCCCTGCTCTATTCCGACTACTTTGCGAACACCCCGCTCTTCAAGCCGAATAAATTCCGTCGTCGTTTTCATATGTCAAGGCATCTGTTCAATCATATCCGAGAGGGAGTGGTTGCTCATGACCCATACTTCGAGTGCAAGACTGATGCCCTTGGCAAGCTTGGATTCTCCTCTTACCAGAAATGCACGGCGGCCATCTGCATGCTTGCATATGGAATTCCAGGCGATCTTGTGAATGAGTACGTGCGCATGAGTGAGTCCACATGTCTTTTGTCACTGTACAGCTTCTGCAAGGccgtggtggcagtgtttggccctgagtacttgaggCAGCCAAATGCCGCTGATACAGAAAGGTtgttgtga